Proteins found in one Apostichopus japonicus isolate 1M-3 chromosome 16, ASM3797524v1, whole genome shotgun sequence genomic segment:
- the LOC139983323 gene encoding uncharacterized protein, protein MDKTALTITLVIVYVNITCFSSGEQGGSACNSPQYLEFGRPGTVSCAFVDQFFGVYWYNSTEVSDESRPIIYYTNSQKDGEGYLSGEFDVFPNGSLVITNVSLQHEHVFTVIMFKAITEAPVTINVSVFAIVKPRQKFPTINICGDKRVCFWKIDQPVMMFCYVNDSRPAVNLTLVTRTVYGDEQLMATPLLQQQNHLHTSTVVMNLPIRAFVTLYVCTVNEPPVLMENNETAILVQSSNGFNSTEVKPVQMFAEKGENVNINCSCSSYNSTLYVIWIRQETEVVAHNIAYNVMWQGYWINETNDRYYITNYSNLVIPDITVKDDGIYACVTGNGIREKVTTVNITVYVQPNPQYLTVDGCIAQQNCLLSVKRTGTLTCRLHRIRPIVSLQWRFVDESSQNKFQKGILTVTEASEGSTYDITFSSEYSTEDDSSDTIQVECFVDENVDLPLDWSTWSKRLDLLVPQVIEMSTIEKLLSTTLGKLLFSLSLVFPFTIAVIVAISFSCKKSMAWKKINFTDIVDDEMLPMLTPENLGKLATLRNALKKRYKEICETLKPLPNSTSTYCIDELYIDGGLKVWSKNVLGEERWTDLRSHHSIIGNDSENYDRVIIQGDSGFGKTLLCCKIAHDWYSEDKSSPFGKVDILIYLHARLLAELPLCTAIKHHLLPIDTNLSTKDIKGLLSSVSSIIVLDGFNRVPVSGSYEKSELNHILMNKMFQNCTVILTALPNFLPANYAPITKRMKLVGFSDRARNDYIREKVAKSDPKAQEIINSFFKKNPEISKFCHVPLFFVLLSHYSYQKKIPIKNDARKVTEIFHQIVLALNRYEEETEDNVNDGEQLNTVVGYDKELESVALKRILKSQKGFRFKKEKLKPKVGKTLYDKYTTLGLLIEEQVVNYTIGKSTRTNQRTEVKFYHAIFLEWYAAQELSRIAEHSKQRDLLRRTLDKINPLNHQYVFRFACGLNEKAAVNIVKYLEKKGGDYEKFAQLCIAEQKGGTKKVNSMVSKLCSKPVTIDDDDSVLYQRSVVQLLETASKYHIHIEVLWLDTLTVSFSSERGYLEFGSGVQLSVLQTLQQLSISHSTKFTEDEFAGLLEYASLCQSMTGFRLRKCLLPAEVPYCEAMAALETRNISVEWILPVGSKSRYCLNLQTGQWEHKRQKMTDDEYARAKQVLGFDEVTDINVV, encoded by the exons ATGGATAAGACTGCTCTCACCATCACATTAGTCATTGTTTATGTGAATATCACGTGCTTTTCATCAG GTGAACAAGGTGGATCAGCATGCAACTCTCCCCAGTATCTAGAATTTGGGCGACCTGGCACTGTTAGCTGTGCCTTTGTTGATCAATTTTTTGGAGTTTATTGGTATAATTCAACTGAGGTTTCAGATGAGTCTCGACCGATAATTTACTACACAAATTCACAGAAAGATGGAGAAGGTTATCTGTCCGGAGAATTTGACGTTTTTCCAAATGGCTCTCTTGTTATTACAAATGTTTCCCTTCAACACGAGCATGTTTTTACTGTCATTATGTTTAAAGCCATAACGGAGGCACCGGTAACAATCAACGTTTCAGTCTTTGCCATAG TAAAACCAAGACAGAAATTTCCTACAATCAACATTTGTGGAGACAAAAGAGTTTGCTTCTGGAAAATCGATCAACCAGTGATGATGTTCTGCTACGTTAACGACTCAAGACCTGCCGTGAACCTAACATTAGTGACAAGAACAGTCTATGGAGATGAACAGTTGATGGCAACTCCTTTgctacaacaacaaaaccatTTGCATACCTCGACAGTTGTTATGAATTTGCCTATCAGGGCTTTTGTAACTCTATATGTTTGCACAGTTAACGAACCTCCAGTGTTGATGGAGAATAACGAAACAGCGATTCTTGTACAAAGCAGTAATGGTTTTAATAGCACTGAAGTCAAGCCTGTACAAATGTTTGCAGAAAAGGGTGAAAACGTTAATATCAACTGCTCATGTAGCTCATATAATTCAACACTCTACGTCATATGGATAAGACAGGAGACTGAAGTTGTGGCTCACAATATCGCATATAATGTAATGTGGCAAGGTTACTggataaatgaaacaaatgaccgatattacataacaaattacAGTAATTTGGTGATACCTGATATTACTGTAAAAGATGACGGTATTTACGCATGCGTCACAGGCAATGGGATACGGGAGAAGGTAACAACAGTCAACATCACTGTATACG TTCAACCTAATCCTCAGTACCTTACCGTGGACGGTTGCATCGCACAACAGAATTGTTTGCTTTCTGTCAAACGAACTGGAACACTAACTTGTAGATTACACAGAATTCGTCCGATTGTTTCACTTCAATGGCGTTTCGTTGATGAATCGTCTCAAAACAAGTTCCAAAAAGGAATATTGACAGTTACAGAAGCAAGCGAAGGATCCACTTATGACATAACATTCTCGTCGGAATATTCTACCGAGGACGATTCATCTGACACTATACAAGTGGAATGTTTTGTAGATGAAAATGTAGATTTACCCCTGGATTGGTCGACCTGGTCAAAACGACTCGACCTTCTAGTTCCGCAAG TGATCGAGATGTCAACGATAGAAAAACTGTTGTCTACCACACTTGGaaaattattattttcgttGTCGCTTGTGTTTCCTTTTACTATTGCGGTGATAGTAGCAATATCATTTTCCTGCAAGAAATCTATGG CCTGGAAGAAGATTAACTTCACCGACATTGTGGATGACGAG ATGTTGCCCATGTTAACTCCTGAAAATTTAG GAAAACTAGCTACGTTAAGGAATGCGTTAAAAAAGCGATATAAAGAAATCTGTGAGACCTTGAAACCTCTACCGAACAGCACGAGTACATATTGCATAGATGAATTATATATTGACGGGGGTCTGAAAGTATGGTCGAAAAATGTACTTGGAGAGGAAAGGTGGACCGACCTGCGTTCTCATCATTCAATAATTGGGAATGACAGTGAGAATTACGATAGGGTTATCATACAGGGAGACTCTGGGTTTGGTAAAACTCTGCTGTGTTGCAAAATAGCTCACGACTGGTATTCTGAAGATAAATCTTCCCCGTTTGGGAAGGTTGATATTCTCATTTATCTGCATGCAAGGTTATTAGCAGAATTACCTTTATGTACTGCAATAAAACACCACCTTTTACCAATCGATACCAATTTGAGTACTAAAGACATAAAAGGGCTGCTTTCGTCTGTGTCATCAATTATAGTCTTAGATGGTTTCAACAGAGTTCCAGTTAGTGGTAGCTATGAAAAATCCGAACTTAACCACATTTTGATGAACAAAATGTTTCAGAACTGTACAGTAATTCTGACTGCATTGCCAAACTTTTTACCAGCAAATTACGCTCCTATCACTAAAAGAATGAAGTTAGTGGGATTTAGTGACAGAGCTCGGAATGACTACATTCGTGAAAAAGTAGCTAAAAGTGATCCAAAAGCTCAGGAAATCATCAATTCATTCTTTAAGAAAAATCCTGAAATATCTAAGTTTTGTCACGTCCCGTTATTCTTTGTGTTATTGTCACATTACAgctatcaaaaaaaaattcccatcAAAAATGATGCAAGAAAAGTAACCGAAATATTTCATCAGATTGTATTGGCTTTAAATCGGTATGAAGAAGAAACAGAGGACAATGTTAACGATGGGGAACAACTGAATACTGTAGTCGGTTATGACAAAGAACTTGAATCCGTAGCTCTTAAGCGTATCCTCAAATCACAAAAAGGCTTCCGGTTCAAAAAAGAAAAGCTCAAACCGAAAGTAGGGAAAACGTTGTACGATAAATACACCACTTTGGGATTACTGATTGAGGAGCAAGTTGTCAATTATACCATTGGTAAGTCCACCAGAACGAACCAGCGAACAGAAGTTAAATTTTACCATGCCATTTTCTTGGAGTGGTACGCAGCTCAAGAATTATCCCGAATAGCTGAACATTCTAAACAAAGAGATTTACTGCGTCGTACTTTGGACAAGATTAACCCTCTTAATCATCAATACGTCTTTCGCTTTGCCTGTGGGCTAAATGAGAAAGCAGCTGTGAATATCGTCAAGTACTTAGAAAAGAAAGGCGGTGACTACGAAAAGTTTGCCCAGTTATGCATTGCAGAACAGAAGGGAGGCACCAAGAAAGTTAATAGCATGGTTTCAAAGCTTTGTTCAAAGCCAGTCAccattgatgatgatgatagtgtaCTTTATCAACGATCCGTGGTACAGCTGTTGGAAACCGCTTCTAAATATCAT ATCCATATAGAGGTTCTGTGGTTGGATACATTAACAGTTTCGTTTAGTAGTGAGCGTGGATATCTTGAGTTTGGTTCAGGTGTACAACTTTCAGTACTTCAGACACTGCAACAGTTATCTATTTCACATTCAACCAAATTTACGGAAGATGAATTTGCCGGCCTTCTGGAATACGCATCTTTATGTCAAAGCATGACGGGATTCAG GTTACGAAAGTGCTTGCTTCCCGCTGAAGTACCATACTGCGAAGCGATGGCAGCGTTGGAAACACGTAACATTTCAG TGGAATGGATACTGCCTGTAGGAAGCAAATCTCGATATTGCCTCAATCTCCAAACAGGACAATGGGAA CACAAAAGACAGAAAATGACTGATGACGAATACGCGAGAGCT AAACAAGTGCTCGGGTTTGATGAAGTAACCGACATTAATGTTGTATGA